Part of the Actinomycetota bacterium genome is shown below.
CTCCCCCGAGGGGGCCGAGCGGTGGTCTTCCCAGTGCTCGACGCCGACGGGCGCGCCCTCTACCTGCAGGCCCGCTACCTGCGGCCGCGCGCCCACAAGTACGAGAACCCCTCCTCGACGCTCGTCGGCCCGTCGCCGCGGCTGGCCGAGGTCCGGACCGGGACAGGGGCCGGGGCCGTGGCGCCCGGGGCGGTGATCGTCGCCGAGGGGATCCCCGACGGGCTCACGGCCGCCCAGGCCGGCTTCCGCACGGTCGCCGTCCTGGGTGCCGGGCTCCCCGACGAACGGCTGGCCGCCGACCTGCTGCGGCGCCACCCCGGCGAGGCACTCGTGATCGCCTTCGACCCCGACCACCGCGGCCGGGCCGGCGCGGCGGCATTGCGCGACCTGGTGGCCAAGGCTTCGCCCGCAGCCCGGGCAACCGTGCTGGACGTGCCCGCAGCCTGGGGCGACCTCAACGGCTGGCTGACCTGCGTGCGCGACGACTTCGTGCCCGAGCTCCGCTCCGCGGTGGACCGGGCGATGCGAACAGTGGGACGAGCCCCTGCCGTTCGCGTCCCAGGCATGACCCGTGGTGCGCCACAGGGACCGGGCAGCGGCGCTGGCGGTACCCCGCGGGGCCTGGCCGTAGACGCCGAACCCGAGGTTTCACTGGACATCGACTTGGGTCTCTGAGACCCCTCGAACACGGTCGTGCAGCTCGCTCCGCGACAGGTCCTGTGCCCCACTATCGGGATGCGAGTTCTGTTCGGAGGACCCCAGGCCCACGGGGGTTCCCACACCTCATTCGCCTCATGCGGCCTGGGAAGGTCTCGGTGCCCCGACTTCGGTCGTGATCCCCCTGTGTCCCGCTGGCGTGGTGGAGAGGCGCCGGTTGAGGATCTGGCCTACGCCGCCAGGGGAGCGCATAAGGCCGACCCCGCCGCTTGGGGTGGACCTAACTTAACTAACCCGTCTTCTGCGGACGGAAGAGGGTGATGATAGTCAGGCCCACGACACTGATCGCGCCGCCGACGCGTCCGGCGAGGAACAAGAGGGCCACCGCCTCCGATCGGCACATGGACTCCCCCTGCAGGACCATGAGCAGCGCGGGACCGCTGCACTTGTACACGATGCCTCCGGATGAGACGGGAGTCAAGCCTATGACCGTGAAAGCCAGGGCACCCACGACAACGACGAGAATCCCAATCTTCTGCACCGGTGTCATCGTCATCATCGGTCGCTCGGTCCCACTGCGGTCCCTCCCTGCCATGTGGCTCCAGCCCTCACCACACATATCGGAGCACGAGCTCAGACC
Proteins encoded:
- a CDS encoding toprim domain-containing protein, with the protein product MAVTIAPGRDFPEVAMAVDREEVLARTDLAALADELLGPHKGRGRSATWPCPERNHGPQTGRTPPVSVYESSGGTQRWHCHGCGAGGTAADLVMTVKGVGFAEALEDLARRGGVGDRGWEGRRQPPRPLGRDRRDRAHGAQPQPAVEAYVAAAEAHLWSPGGRTARRWLAGRGLDEDVLRANRVGSDPGPQRMERAEGLPRGGRAVVFPVLDADGRALYLQARYLRPRAHKYENPSSTLVGPSPRLAEVRTGTGAGAVAPGAVIVAEGIPDGLTAAQAGFRTVAVLGAGLPDERLAADLLRRHPGEALVIAFDPDHRGRAGAAALRDLVAKASPAARATVLDVPAAWGDLNGWLTCVRDDFVPELRSAVDRAMRTVGRAPAVRVPGMTRGAPQGPGSGAGGTPRGLAVDAEPEVSLDIDLGL